TCGCTTCGTAGCGGCCCATCTCGCCGGCATGGTCCTGGTCTTCGTTCCCTACTGGCTCATGCTGCGTGGGATCTCTCTGATCTGGAGCGGCTTCGTCCTGGGCTGGGATGCGGCCCGGCTCGCGAATCTCATTCCGACCCGCCAGAACCTGCTCGGGGGCTTCCTCAACGTGCCCTTCGTCTATTTCCTGATCCTCCTCGGCGCGGAGGCCATGCAGCATGCCCGGGCCCGGCGGGAGGAGGAGCTCCAGGCCACGCGCCTCGCCGGGCAGCTCTCCGAGGCGCGGCTGGCCCTTCTCCAGCGGCAGCTCCACCCGCACTTCCTCTTCAACTCCCTCCAGGCGATCTCGACCCTTCTCCACCGCGATCCGGAGAATGCGGACCGGCTTCTCATGCGCCTTTCCAGGCTGCTGCGGGCCATGCTCGAGGATGCCTCCGGGCAGACCCTGGACCTTCGGACCGAGCTCGACCTCACGAAGAGGTACCTGGAGATCGAGCAGGTGCGCTTCGGGGACCGGCTCTTCGTCGAGTGGAGCGTCGACGAGTCGATCCTCGATCGCCAGGTCCCCAGCCTGGTCGTTCTCCCGCTGGTGGAGAACGCGATCCGCCACGGGCTCTCGACGAAGGTGGGGCCGGGTCACCTGAGGATCTCCGCCCGCCCAGAAGGCGAGACGCTGGCCCTGGACGTTCAGGACGACGGGCTGGGCGCGACGCTGCCCCTCCGGCAGGGTGTGGGGATCGCGAACACCCGCGCGCGCCTCGAGGCGATGTACGGCGCGCGGGCGAGCCTGGAAGTCGAGACCGTGCCGGACGGCGGCTTCCGCGCCCGGATCCGGATCCCGATTCCGGGAGACCGGGCATGATCCGGGCCCTCGTCGTCGACGACGAACCGCTGGTGCGGGAGCGGCTCTGCGCTCTCCTGGCCGCGCACGCGGACGTGCAGGTGGTGGGCGAGAGGGGAGACGGACCTTCGGCGCTGGAGGCGTTCCGGGAGCTGGCCCCTCAGGTGGTCTTCCTGGACATCCAGATGCCGGGCCTGAGCGGCCTCGAGGTTGCGGAGACGTGGCGAAGCGAGAATGCCCTGCCGGTCATCGTCTTCGTCACGGCCTTCGACCAGTTCGCGGTGGAGGCCTTCCGGCTTCACGCGCTCGACTACCTCACGAAGCCCATCGACCCGGAGCGCTTCGCGGAATCGCTGGACCGGGTGCGGGAGTCCCTGAAGCCGCAGAACCGGGGCGACCTCGACCGGCGCATCCAGGCGATGCTCGAGCTGCACGAGCGCCGGCAGGCCGTGCGGCCGCACCTCGTCGTGAGGGAGCAGGAGCGCTACATCCTCGTCCCCACGGCCTCGGTCCACGCCCTCGAGGCGACGGGCAACTACGTCTGCCTGCACTGCGATCGCGCGAGCCACCTCCTGCGCGGCACGCTCTCCGCGATCGAGGGCCGGCTCGACCCGCGCCGCTTCCTGCGCACCCACCGCTCCTGGATCGTCAACCTGGACCACGTCCGGGAGGCCCAGACAGTGGGAAGGGGGTCCTGGATCCTCCTGACCCGGAGCGGAATGAACGTCCCGGTGGGCCAGCAGTATCGCGAGGCGCTGCTGAAGATCCTGGGGTAGCCCCGCAAGAAGGAAAAGTCATGATCGTGTCGCGATTCCGCCTCTTCGTCTTCCTCGCGCTCGGTGCATCTCGAGCCGCGCTCTGCGCCGATCCCTCGACCCTGCCTCTCCCGGTCGAGTCCGGGAAGCTGGAGTCGGCTCACCTCGGAGAGACCCGCGAGTTCTGGGTCTCGCTGCCCGACGGCTACAGGGAGGCCGGGAAGCGGTTCCCCGTCATCTACATGCTGGACGGCGAGATCAACTTCAATTCGGGGTGCATCGGAGGCGTCCGCCTCGCGGCCCAGATGGAGCAGATTCCGGACTTCATCATCGTGGGGATCAGGAACACCGATCGCGGAAAGGACCTCTACCCGGAGCCGGTCACGTACGCGGACGGCAGCAAGGAGGGGGGCCGGGCCAACCAGTACCTCGACTTCGTCCGCGAGGAGCTGATCCCGAGGGTCGAGAAGACGTACCGCACCGACGGATACCGGGTCTTGTACGGCACGTCCAACACGGGGTTCACGGCCGTCTACGCCCTCTTTCGCAACCCCTCTACGTTCGACGCCTACGTCGCAGCGAGCGCGACGCTGTCGATTCCGTACTTCCGCGAGAAGCGGGAGAGCCTCGTCCGCGAGTTCAAGGGCGGGAAACGGCAGCTCTCCCTCGTCATGGGAGAGAACGACTTCCCCACGGTGATCAGCCAGAACGGCGCGCTGAAAGAGGTCATCGCGACGACGGCGCCCGCCGGGCTGACGTGCCGTCTCGCCGTCGTACGAGGTGCCGGGCACGTTCCGGTGAGCAGCCTCGTCGAAGGGCTGCGCGACCTGTTCGACGGCTGGAAGCCCGCGCCGGACCTCACGAAGAACCCGCCGGCATGATCGCGGGTTGGTCGAGCGGGCAGCGGATCGGTCCTACGTTCCCGTCTCGTGGAACGGCTGGCCTGCGCGGTAGAGGGCGAGGCGGCTCTCGATCTGGCCCGCCAACGGCATGAGGCCGGCGCCGCGCGCGAGGTCGAGCGCTGCGCCGGCCGTGGAGACCGCATCCCCGAACCGCCCCGCCTCGGCGTAGGCGGACGCCAGGACGTCCAGGACCTGCGGGTCACGGTGCCCGGTGAGCTGGGCCGCCCTCTCCGCCAGCGCGACGGCCCGAACGCCGTTGCGGATGCCGGCGTCGCCGCTCACCGCGAGCGTCCGGGCGAGACCGAGGAGCGCGGTCCGCGAAGAGGCGTCCCGCTCGAGTGCGGCCTCGAAGTGGGGAAGCGCCTCCCTCGGCCGGCCGAGAGCCACCAGCGCGAACGCGATGTTGTTGCGCGCTTCGAGGAGGCCGGGCCTGAGCCTCAGGGCCCTGTCGAAATGGCCGACCGCTTCGTCGAGCCGGCCCTTCACGAAGAGGGCGTTGCCGAGGTTGACGTGGGCGTCGGGGTAGTCGGGCCAGACCTGGAGGGCGCGCCTGTAGTACCCGATCGCCTCGTCGACGCGGCCGCGCCGGGCGAGGACGAAGCCGCCGTTGTTGAGCGCCGCCTCGTACTCCGGGTTCAGCCGCAGGGACTCGAAGAAGAGCTTCTCCGCCTCGGCGTCGTCGCCGCGCTCCAGGCAGATGACCCCGAGGTTGTTGAGCGCCAGCCAGGAGCCCGGGTTGCGCTCGAGAGTCCCGCGGTAAAGGGTCTCGCTGCTGGCGTAGAGCCGGCTCTGGCGCGAGGTGAGGCCGGCGAGCGCCGCCAGCACGAGGAGGGACGCGGCCATGCCCGCCGTGTGGCGCCAGCCCGCCTGCCGCCCCCACCACGTTGCGGCGAGCGCGCTGGCGAGGACGATGACACCGAGGCTTGCGAGGTACTGGAAGTGATCGGCGACGTACGAATAGCGGAACGGGTAGACGTCGACGAAGCCGAGCGCCGGGAGGAGAGCGATGACGAAGAACAGCAGCGCGGCGAGGGGTCCTCGCGAGCGCTTTCGCAACGCCCAGGCCCCGATCGCCAGGAGGACTGCGGCAGAAGGGAACAGGATCGCCCGCCACTCGACCCGGCTGAAGTCCCAGCGCGGATAGAAGAAGACGAGGTCGGCGGGCCAGAGCAGCTTGCCGAGGTAGAACCAGAAGGCACGGCCCGCGAGGAGGACGCGGTCCATCGGGCCGAGCCCGAACTGGACCGCGAGCGCACCGATGATGTAGCGCTTCTCGACCCACGCCGTCAGGAGGCCGGCGCCGAGCCCGAGCGCGAAGAACGGCGCCAGCGACGCCACGTCGCGCCGCCACCCGAGGCGTCCATGCCGCCACCAGAGGACGACGAGGAGCGCGGCGGGGAGGACCGCGACGACCGTCTTGGCCATGAGCCCGAGCACGAAGAGCGCCAGGGCCGCGGCCCAGGCCCGTTTCCGGCGGCTGGCGTCGAACCGGAGATAGGACAGCACCGCGGCGGCGAAGAGCGTCCCCGACAGGGTGTTCTTCAGCTCGGTGATCCAGGCGACCGATTCGACGTGGACGGGGTGGAGGGCGAAGACGGCGGCGGCCAGGAACGCGCCCCTGATCCGCAGGGTCCGGAGGATCGCGAGGAGAAGCAGGGCGGTGGCGAGGTGAAGCGCGATGCTGACGAGGTGATACCCGAACGTGTCGTCGCCCCAGAGCCGGTGCTGGAGCCAGAAGGCGGTGTGGGTGAGCGGGTAGTACTGCTGCGTCGCCCCGAGCTCGAGCCAGATACGCCCGAGGCCGTCGATCGACTGCAGCTCGGGACGGGTCAGGTGCGCGGCGTCGTCCCAAAGATTTCCGCCGTGCCACGCCGGCCGGTACGCGAGGAACGTCACGAGCGTCAGCGCCAGCACGAGGAGCCAGAGAGGCACCGCGGGCGCGACAGTGCGCTCGTCCACGGGCACGCCCTTCCGGGCTCTCCTGGCTGTCCGGGGGCGAGGACTCATCGCCGCGCCCGATCGTATCCGAGGGTCGGACGCGGCGGTGCTCAGTAGGCCGTTGGGCTCGGTCCGGGCGACAGGGTCCGGCCGCCGCTGGCCGGAGTCGCGGAGGCGAGCTTCCGGAGGAGGCCGGCCTCCTCGCAGAAGAGGCCGATGCGGTGCTGCTCCAGCTTTCGATACATGTCCAGCCAGACCACCTGCATGGTTCTCGCGGTGAGCACCCGGAGCTGTTCGGCCTCCACCTCGGGATAGCGCTTCCGGAGCTCTCCGGCGATGCTCTGCTGGAGCGCCGTGTCGATCGCGAAGACCTCCGGGTCCGTCAGTTGCAGGAGAGTCCTGATCGCCGGGTCCATGTGCATGAAGACGGACTCGCAGGCGCGCTCGGCAGCAGCGAAGACGTCCCGGACCTCCGCCGCGCCGAGCCGCGACCAGGTGCCGCCCATTGCCGCACCCGCCGTTGCTCCCGCCATCAGGCTCATGGCGTTCAGAACGCGGTGGTAGATGAAGGCGCCCGACTGCCCGGTCAGCACGGACGGTCCGATGATGCCCTGCAGCGGCCCCAGGCTCGGCGTGCGAATCGCCCACTGCATCACGCTCGACACGACGCCGGTCGGCGGCGGCATCCGGGCGATCAGCTCGCGGGTGCGCGCAAGGGAATGGGCGGTGGCGCCCAGGCTGCGGACCGCCGAGAGGGCGAACCCGACGCCGAGGCTCAGGATCCCGGTGATCGCGGTGATCTTCACGTCCTGGACGGCCCGGTCCATCTGCCGCGCGAACGTCAGGTGGCGGTCGGTCTCGACGATGTTCGTGTAGTGCAGCATGAAGGTCTGCGCGAGCTCGCAGCGCGGCCTCACGGTGTCGAGCAGGGCCTTCGTGGCCAGGTAGTCGGAATAGAGCTTCACCGTCAGGTCTTCTCCCACGACGACCTCCTATCCCAATCAGGTCCAATCCGGTCCTGAATAAAGATGGGCGCTACCCATACAGACGTCAACGGTTGATTGCACGGATCTGGTCGCGCCGAAGACTCGAGAATCCGGGAACCCGGGACCTATGGTGGCGAGCCTCTCCGGATCGTTCCCGTCCCCGGCTCAGGAGTCCCCGCCAGGGTGCGGCCCGGAGCCCCCGGGCGCCCACGGGAAGACGAAGCAGGGCTCGTCGAAGAGTGAATAGTCCGCCTTCCCGTTGACAGCCAGGGTCCGGACGACGGCGGCGTCTCTGAGGACCTCGCGGGCGAGGGCGAGTGTTGCGCCCGTTCGGGAACGGTCGTCGACGACGAGGACGCGCCGTCCGCGGTGGTCGAAATCGGGCGGCGCGAGGAGAACGGGGGCGTCGTGCCGGGGGCGGTGGCTTTCATCGCGGAAGTTGACGCGCAGCCCGGCGACGGGAAGGCCGAGCTTCTCGGCGAGGAGGCGCGCCGGCTCACGGCCTCCGTTCAGGACGGCGACGACGAGGTCGAAGTCCTCGTCGAACCGGATCTCGTCGATCCGCCGGAGGACGTCGGCAAGGTCTTTCTTCCGCACGCGAGGGCCAGTGTCTCACCAGGGGAGGGCCGGGTACATCTCTCACACCGGGCGAAGCTGATCGGCCACCGAACGGGTCCTGTCGGTGACCGTCGTGCCCGTGTGGAGCGTCGACTTCCGCTCGATGAGAAGGAGGTGGCACTCGTTCTCGGCCACGGGGTTGTGCCGTACGCCCTTGGGCACGACGTAGAGCTCGCCCTCGCCGAGCTCGACCGAGGTGCCTTCCATCTCGATGCGCAGGTGCCCCGCGAGGACCAGGAAGAGCTCGTCCTCGTCGTCGTGGCTGTGCCACGCGAGCGAGCCGTGAACCTTGGCGACCTTGACGTAGGCGTCGTCGACCTCGGCCACGACGCGGGGTGACCAGAGTTCGACGAGCGAGGCGGCAACGTGCCTGGGCGAAGTGGCTTTCGGCATGGTGACTCCTGATGACGCGCCGCGCGAGGTGCCAGATCGCGTCACCCTGTGACGTCCCGGAGTGTGCCGGCGTTCCGTCCCCCGGTGCAAGGAGGCGCCGCGCAGCTGAGCCATGGACGGACAGGACCGAGACCGGCAGACCGGCTGTCCTGGGCCGACCTGCGGCTAGAATCCCCGCCCAACGAGATGACACTGAACGCGGGTTCCCGGCTCGGTCCGTACGAGATCGTCTCCCTGCTGGGCGCCGGCGGGATGGGAGAGGTCTACAAGGCGCGCGACACGCGGCTCGAACGCGAGGTCGCCGTGAAGGTCCTCCTCCCGGGCGGCACGTCGTCCGACGAGATGCGCCAGCGGTTCGAGCGCGAGGCGAAGGCGATCTCGCAGCTTTCGCACCCTCACATCTGCGCCCTCTACGACGTGGGTTCTCACGAGGGGACGGAGTACCTCGTGATGGAGTACCTCGAGGGCGAGACGCTCGCGACCCGCTTATCGAAGGGCCCGCTCCCGCTCGACCGGCTGCTCGCATTCGGCATCCAGGTCGCGGAGGCCCTCGACCGCGCGCACCGCCAGGGGATCGTCCACCGCGACCTCAAGCCCGGCAACGTCATGCTCACGAAGAGCGGCGTGAAGCTGCTCGACTTCGGGCTCGCACGGACGCTCGCCCCGCAGGCGGGCCCGTCGGGGATGACGTCCCTGCCGACGATGGCGCAGCCGACCCCGCTGACGCAGAAGGGGTCGATCCTCGGGACGTTCCAGTACATGGCGCCGGAACAGCTCGAAGGGGGCGAAGCCGACGCGCGCAGCGACATCTTCGCCTTCGGTGCCGTCCTCTACGAGATGGCGACGGGCAGGAAGGCGTTCGAGGGGAAGAGCCAGGCGAGCGTCATCGGCTCGATCCTGAAGGACGAGCCACCGGCCGTCTCGTCGCTCGCGCCCATGACGCCGCCGGCCCTGGACCGCGTCGTCGCGACGTGCCTGGCGA
The sequence above is a segment of the Holophagales bacterium genome. Coding sequences within it:
- a CDS encoding cupin domain-containing protein, with product MPKATSPRHVAASLVELWSPRVVAEVDDAYVKVAKVHGSLAWHSHDDEDELFLVLAGHLRIEMEGTSVELGEGELYVVPKGVRHNPVAENECHLLLIERKSTLHTGTTVTDRTRSVADQLRPV
- a CDS encoding alpha/beta hydrolase, with the translated sequence MIVSRFRLFVFLALGASRAALCADPSTLPLPVESGKLESAHLGETREFWVSLPDGYREAGKRFPVIYMLDGEINFNSGCIGGVRLAAQMEQIPDFIIVGIRNTDRGKDLYPEPVTYADGSKEGGRANQYLDFVREELIPRVEKTYRTDGYRVLYGTSNTGFTAVYALFRNPSTFDAYVAASATLSIPYFREKRESLVREFKGGKRQLSLVMGENDFPTVISQNGALKEVIATTAPAGLTCRLAVVRGAGHVPVSSLVEGLRDLFDGWKPAPDLTKNPPA
- a CDS encoding phosphoribosyltransferase, whose product is MRKKDLADVLRRIDEIRFDEDFDLVVAVLNGGREPARLLAEKLGLPVAGLRVNFRDESHRPRHDAPVLLAPPDFDHRGRRVLVVDDRSRTGATLALAREVLRDAAVVRTLAVNGKADYSLFDEPCFVFPWAPGGSGPHPGGDS
- a CDS encoding histidine kinase — encoded protein: MAASPGPADFLLSWDRLGFRILVFGGLGSLWIVQGRLAGQPWSDLIRGELGGLMPWAFLAPIVLWIGKRVRIDHVGVGRFVAAHLAGMVLVFVPYWLMLRGISLIWSGFVLGWDAARLANLIPTRQNLLGGFLNVPFVYFLILLGAEAMQHARARREEELQATRLAGQLSEARLALLQRQLHPHFLFNSLQAISTLLHRDPENADRLLMRLSRLLRAMLEDASGQTLDLRTELDLTKRYLEIEQVRFGDRLFVEWSVDESILDRQVPSLVVLPLVENAIRHGLSTKVGPGHLRISARPEGETLALDVQDDGLGATLPLRQGVGIANTRARLEAMYGARASLEVETVPDGGFRARIRIPIPGDRA
- a CDS encoding response regulator transcription factor, which encodes MIRALVVDDEPLVRERLCALLAAHADVQVVGERGDGPSALEAFRELAPQVVFLDIQMPGLSGLEVAETWRSENALPVIVFVTAFDQFAVEAFRLHALDYLTKPIDPERFAESLDRVRESLKPQNRGDLDRRIQAMLELHERRQAVRPHLVVREQERYILVPTASVHALEATGNYVCLHCDRASHLLRGTLSAIEGRLDPRRFLRTHRSWIVNLDHVREAQTVGRGSWILLTRSGMNVPVGQQYREALLKILG
- a CDS encoding tetratricopeptide repeat protein, with the translated sequence MDERTVAPAVPLWLLVLALTLVTFLAYRPAWHGGNLWDDAAHLTRPELQSIDGLGRIWLELGATQQYYPLTHTAFWLQHRLWGDDTFGYHLVSIALHLATALLLLAILRTLRIRGAFLAAAVFALHPVHVESVAWITELKNTLSGTLFAAAVLSYLRFDASRRKRAWAAALALFVLGLMAKTVVAVLPAALLVVLWWRHGRLGWRRDVASLAPFFALGLGAGLLTAWVEKRYIIGALAVQFGLGPMDRVLLAGRAFWFYLGKLLWPADLVFFYPRWDFSRVEWRAILFPSAAVLLAIGAWALRKRSRGPLAALLFFVIALLPALGFVDVYPFRYSYVADHFQYLASLGVIVLASALAATWWGRQAGWRHTAGMAASLLVLAALAGLTSRQSRLYASSETLYRGTLERNPGSWLALNNLGVICLERGDDAEAEKLFFESLRLNPEYEAALNNGGFVLARRGRVDEAIGYYRRALQVWPDYPDAHVNLGNALFVKGRLDEAVGHFDRALRLRPGLLEARNNIAFALVALGRPREALPHFEAALERDASSRTALLGLARTLAVSGDAGIRNGVRAVALAERAAQLTGHRDPQVLDVLASAYAEAGRFGDAVSTAGAALDLARGAGLMPLAGQIESRLALYRAGQPFHETGT